From Camelina sativa cultivar DH55 chromosome 7, Cs, whole genome shotgun sequence, one genomic window encodes:
- the LOC104701898 gene encoding uncharacterized protein LOC104701898 — translation MTAGKRKSDKTQSNKHGLKDPLLRRLSSAAAVTNSFLQANDLFLSPSQSLRLESLISSLPISPSPSPSSTSAATWFDRFLTSATEDGDDDPRWCLCFRMSKPTFYSLFSILTPSSSSSSSSSLPSFAATIFRLAHGASYESLVHRFGFDSTSQASLSFFTVCKLINEKLSQQLDDPKPDFSPNLLPNCCGVVGFGSFEVKGKLLGAKGSILVQALVDSNGRFVDISAGWPSTMKPEAIFRQTKLFSIAEEVLSGAPTKLGNNGVLVPRYILGDSCLTLLPWLVTPYDSSSNEEEEESVREEFNNVVHSLGLHAVEVAFAKVRARWRILDKKWKPETVEFLPFVITTGCLLHNFLVNSGDDSLEECVSNGCAAGENGGMRKDAKDDEEEETRRLQGEAYIGSRRIRDAIAENLRRVSSRR, via the coding sequence atgaccGCCGGAAAACGAAAATCCGACAAAACCCAATCCAACAAACATGGTCTAAAAGACCCATTACTCCGCCGTCTCTCTTCAGCCGCCGCAGTAACCAATTCCTTTCTCCAAGCGAACGATCTCTTCCTCTCGCCATCACAGTCTCTCCGACTCGAATCCCTAATCTCATCTCTCCCAATCTCACCTTCCCCTTCTCCCTCCTCCACCTCCGCCGCCACGTGGTTCGACCGCTTCTTAACCTCCGCCACAGAAGACGGTGATGATGATCCTCGCTGGTGCCTTTGTTTCCGAATGTCGAAACCAACCTTCTACAGTCTCTTCTCCATCTTaaccccttcttcttcttcttcttcttcttcttcgcttcctTCCTTCGCTGCCACAATCTTCCGTCTCGCTCACGGCGCTTCTTACGAGTCTCTTGTTCACAGGTTCGGGTTTGATTCCACTTCCCAAGCTTCACTCTCTTTCTTCACTGTCTGTAAACTCATCAATGAGAAGTTAAGTCAGCAACTTGATGATCCAAAACCCGATTTTTCACCTAATCTGCTCCCGAATTGTTGTGGTGTTGTCGGATTCGGGAGTTTTGAGGTTAAAGGGAAGCTTCTTGGTGCGAAAGGTTCAATTTTGGTTCAAGCATTGGTTGATTCTAATGGCAGATTCGTTGATATCTCAGCTGGTTGGCCAAGTACGATGAAACCAGAAGCTATCTTCAGACAGACGAAGCTTTTCTCAATCGCAGAGGAAGTTCTCAGTGGAGCTCCGACTAAACTTGGGAATAATGGTGTATTGGTTCCTCGTTACATTTTGGGAGATTCTTGTCTTACTTTATTGCCATGGCTTGTGACACCTTATGACTCGAGTTCAAacgaggaggaagaggagagtgTTAGAGAAGAATTTAACAATGTGGTACACAGTCTTGGATTGCATGCTGTTGAGGTTGCGTTTGCTAAGGTTCGAGCTCGTTGGCGGATTCTTGATAAGAAATGGAAACCAGAGACGGTTGAGTTTCTGCCGTTTGTCATAACTACGGGTTGCTTGTTGCATAATTTTCTTGTGAATTCTGGAGATGATTCACTGGAGGAATGTGTGAGTAATGGTTGTGCTGCTGGTGAGAATGGTGGGATGAggaaagatgcaaaagatgatgaggaggaggagactcGGAGGTTGCAAGGAGAAGCATATATAGGATCCAGGAGGATCAGAGATGCTATCGCAGAGAACCTGAGGCGAGTGAGTTCACGAAGATGA
- the LOC104701899 gene encoding endoplasmic reticulum oxidoreductin-1 isoform X2 — MGRGAIKEEESEGKRKTWRWPLATLVVVFLAVAVSSRTASNVGFFFTDRNSCSCSLQGTGKYKGMVEDCCCDYETVDNLNSEVLNPLLQDLVTTPFFRYFKVKLWCDCPFWPEDGMCRLRDCSVCECPENEFPEPFKRPLPSHDLKCQEGKPQAAVDRTIDNRAFRGWVETKNPWTHDDDDTDSGEMTYVNLQLNPERYTGYTGPSARRIWDSIYSENCPKYSYGETCPEKKVLYKLISGLHSSISMHIAADYLLDESSNQWGQNMDLMYDRILRHPDRVRNMYFTYLFVLRAVTKATAYLEQAEYDTGNHAEDLKTQSLIKQLLYSPKLQTACPVPFDEAKLWQGQSGPELKQQIQKQFRNISALMDCVGCEKCRLWGKLQVQGLGTALKILFSVGNQETGDHQTLQLQRNEVIALVNLLNRLSESVKMVHDMGPDVERLMEDQIAKVSSAKPGTGRLRRIWDLALSLW; from the exons ATGGGAAGAGGagcaatcaaagaagaagagagcgagGGGAAGAGGAAAACATGGCGATGGCCCTTAGCGACTCTGGTTGTCGTGTTTTTGGCAGTTGCTGTGAGCTCAAGGACCGCTTCTAatgttggtttcttcttcaccgATCGAAATTCTTGTAGCTGTTCACTTCAG GGAACTGGTAAATACAAAGGTATGGTTGAAGACTGTTGTTGTGATTATGAAACAGTTGACAATCTCAATAGTGAGGTCTTGAATCCTTTATTGCAAGATCTTGTCACTACACCTTTTTTCCGGTACTTTAAG GTTAAACTGTGGTGTGACTGCCCATTCTGGCCAGAAGATGGAATGTGTCGTCTTCGTGATTGCAGTGTCTGTGAATGTCCAGAGAATGAGTTTCCAGAACCGTTTAAAAGGCCACTTCCTTCTCATGATCTCAAGTGTCAAGAGGGAAAACCACAAGCAGCCGTTGACCGTACTATAGATAACAGAGCATTCAGAGGTTGGGTTGAAACCAAGAATCCATGGACGCATGACGACGATGACACAGATAGCG GTGAGATGACTTATGTCAATCTTCAGTTAAACCCTGAGAGGTATACTGGTTATACTGGACCGTCAGCTAGAAGGATTTGGGACTCCATATATTCAGAGAATTGTCCAAAGT ATTCATATGGGGAGACATGTCCAGAGAAAAAGGTTTTGTACAAATTAATATCTGGTCTTCATTCTTCAATCTCGATGCACATAGCTGCTGATTACCTTCTTGATGAGTCAAGCAACCAG TGGGGACAGAACATGGATCTGATGTATGATCGTATTCTGAGACATCCAGATCGTGTTAGAAATATGTACTTCACTTATCTATTTGTGCTACGTGCTGTTACAAAA GCAACAGCATACTTGGAGCAGGCAGAGTATGACACAGGAAACCATGCTGAAGATCTGAAAACACAGTCCTTGATTAAACAATTGTTGTATAGTCCAAAACTACAAACAGCATGTCCTGTTCCGTTTGATGAAGCTAAGCTGTGGCAAGGTCAAAGTGGCCCAGAATTGAAACAGCAGATTCAGAAACAATTCAGGAATATAAg TGCACTGATGGATTGTGTAGGTTGTGAAAAATGTCGGCTTTGGGGGAAACTTCAGGTTCAGGGACTTGGTACAGCTTTGAAAATTCTCTTCTCTGTTGGAAACCAAGAAACCGGAGACCATCAGACT CTTCAACTGCAACGGAACGAGGTGATTGCATTGGTGAATTTGCTCAACCGTCTCTCCGAGTCAGTTAAAATGGTCCACGATATGGGACCAGACGTGGAGAGGCTAATGGAAGATCAGATAGCTAAAGTATCATCAGCTAAACCTGGAACTGGAAGATTAAGAAGAATATGGGATTTAGCTCTCTCCTTGTGGTGA
- the LOC104701900 gene encoding cysteine protease inhibitor WSCP-like, translated as MKKTSVVSLLITLMFAASVVCIQGQRQEEVKDRDGNPVKLGEQYFIQPVKTKSNNGGGLVPAATNILPFCPLGITQTLLPYQPGLPASFKLPYALMETIVKTSVPVTIEFKSDIWPVCNEFSKFWEVDVSSSAPKEPKILIGGKPQEKNSWFKIENAGEGAGANIYKLTTLTGTVGATPGVWLSAPQLILTNNDAKTLLVKFKKVDDANTATTSTSRVDKLGLRMFPFY; from the coding sequence ATGAAGAAAACTTCAGTAGTCTCTCTTCTCATCACTCTCATGTTCGCAGCATCAGTCGTCTGCATCCAAGGACAACGACAGGAAGAGGTGAAGGACAGAGACGGAAATCCAGTTAAACTCGGTGAACAATACTTCATCCAGCCTGTGAAGACGAAAAGTAACAACGGAGGTGGTCTTGTCCCAGCGGCCACTAATATACTTCCCTTTTGTCCACTTGGCATCACCCAAACACTCCTTCCGTACCAACCGGGACTACCGGCTAGCTTCAAATTACCATACGCTCTCATGGAGACCATCGTTAAGACATCTGTACCTGTAACTATCGAGTTCAAGTCAGACATCTGGCCGGTCTGCAACGAATTTTCCAAGTTCTGGGAAGTCGATGTTTCCTCATCGGCTCCCAAAGAGCCTAAGATTCTCATCGGTGGTAAACCACAAGAGAAAAATAGTTGGTTTAAGATCGAGAACGCCGGAGAAGGAGCAGGAGCAAACATTTATAAGTTGACCACCTTAACCGGGACCGTTGGAGCCACCCCAGGGGTTTGGTTAAGCGCACCACAACTAATTCTCACCAATAATGATGCTAAGACCTTACTCGTCAAATTCAAAAAGGTTGATGATGCTAATACGGCTACTACTTCTACTTCTCGGGTCGACAAGTTAGGTCTACGGATGTTCCCTTTTTACTAA